A genomic stretch from Balnearium lithotrophicum includes:
- a CDS encoding LpxI family protein translates to MQFLIRLRKMQKSRIGLIAGKGELPLEFLKSAKERNVSVVTFALEGITDRKVSELSEETVWIKPFKLGKLLKEIEKRKIERITSLGKIEHKVAFNLSGFDLKAIKVLASVRDFKPETLIRAVFNEIEKLKVDIFSPEEFLEHLLLKKGKVLGITPSEETLREMKRGMEIAREIASLDIGQTVVLKNGTVVAVEGVEGTDECIRRGAELSGKGFIVCKAARKKQDMRIDVPTVGVETVKLVKKLGGKGIAVEGGKTYVVTPEKVEELCKKFKLTFVAL, encoded by the coding sequence ATGCAGTTCTTGATAAGATTAAGAAAGATGCAGAAAAGTAGAATCGGTTTAATTGCAGGGAAGGGGGAGCTCCCTTTAGAGTTCCTAAAATCGGCCAAGGAAAGAAATGTCAGCGTTGTAACCTTTGCCCTTGAGGGGATAACCGACAGGAAGGTTTCAGAGCTTTCAGAGGAAACGGTTTGGATAAAGCCGTTTAAACTGGGAAAGCTCCTTAAAGAGATTGAAAAGAGGAAAATAGAGAGAATAACTTCCCTTGGAAAGATAGAACACAAGGTTGCATTCAACCTTTCAGGCTTTGACCTAAAGGCTATAAAGGTCTTAGCAAGTGTCAGGGACTTTAAACCTGAAACGCTGATAAGGGCTGTTTTTAACGAAATAGAAAAATTAAAAGTCGATATTTTCTCCCCAGAGGAGTTTTTAGAACATCTCCTTTTAAAAAAGGGAAAAGTTTTAGGCATTACTCCGAGTGAGGAAACGTTAAGGGAGATGAAGAGGGGAATGGAGATAGCCAGGGAGATTGCAAGCCTTGATATAGGACAGACGGTCGTTTTAAAGAACGGAACTGTTGTTGCAGTTGAGGGAGTTGAAGGAACTGATGAGTGTATAAGAAGGGGAGCAGAGCTCTCTGGAAAGGGATTTATCGTTTGTAAGGCAGCAAGGAAGAAACAGGATATGAGAATAGATGTTCCAACGGTAGGTGTTGAGACGGTTAAACTGGTAAAGAAGCTCGGCGGGAAAGGAATAGCCGTTGAGGGAGGGAAAACGTACGTTGTTACACCTGAAAAGGTTGAGGAGCTCTGTAAGAAGTTCAAACTAACATTCGTGGCTCTTTAG